From Paenibacillus sp. PL2-23:
ATAGATAACGGGCATGTCAACCGGCTTATTGGCGGAATGTGGTCCAGGCGCAACCGGGAAGCGAGTCGTCGCCAGCACCTCAACCGCTGGATCGACATGCAGATAATATTGCTCCGTGCTTACGTCGAAATCCTGGATGCCTTCCGTCAGCGGGCTGGAGGTATTGCTGATGTTCACGGTATAGTTAACGCCGTCATTGCCAGGATGGGCTACCCACTGGCTGCCCGTCATGAACTGCCAGTCCACATTTTCACGGAATGCGTCACACATGCCGCCATGGCTGCCGAATAAGCCAACACCGCTCTGAACGGCTGCCGATACGTTATTCACCAAGCGCTGCTCAATCTTGCCCATTGTCCATAGCGGGATGATCAGATCCAGCGCTCTCAGCTTCTCCTCGTCAGCGAATGCTTCAAGCGTGTCCGACACCTCTACCTCGAAGCCAGCCGCCTCCAGCTGACCGCGGAAGATACCTGCTACCTCCTCCGGCTGGTGGCCGAGCCAGCCGCCCCATACGATTAATGCTTTTTTCATACCCATCACACCCCTCTATAATTTACAACTCGCTTATTGCGACCCATCTCCGCTCCTCAATGGAGCGATCTACAGCTTCCAGCACCTCCTGGCACTTCACGCCGTCCACGAAGTTAGGCACCGGCTGGCGGTCCTCCTGGAACGCCCGCATCAGCTCCAGCACCTCATGCGTGAACGTATGCTCATAGCCGATCGTATGTCCAGCCGGCCACCAGGCGTCCATATAAGCATGCGAAGCGTCCGTAGCCAGCACGCGGCGGAAGCCCTGCACATCCTCAGCATCATCGGCAAAATAAACCTGAAGCTCATTCATCCGCTCAAAGTCGAACTTGATGCTGCCCTTGCTGCCGTTAATCTCAAAGCCGTTCGTGCAGCGATGGCCCGCCGCGAACCGCGTCGCCTCGATCGTGCCCATCGCTCCATTCTCGAAGCGCGCCAGGAAAGCCGTCGCATCGTCGACGGTTACGTCGCCCATCTCCTCGCTGGCGCCGCCCTTCGCGCTAAGTCCTGTCATGGCAGAAGCCACCGGACGACGCTTGACAAACGTTTCACTCATGCCGATGACCTCGTGGAATTCGCCCACCAGGAATCGAGCCATGTCAATGACATGCGCGCCAAGGTCGCCGTGCGAGCCGGAGCCCGCGATTTCCTTCTGCAGGCGCCAGACGAGCGGGAAGGAGGGATCCAGAATCCAATCCTGCAGGAATACGCCGCGGAAGTGATGGATCTCGCCGATTCTGCCCTCCGCTATCAGCTTCTTCGCCAGCTGAACCGCCGGCGCAAACCGGTAGTTGAAGCCAACCATATGCTTGACTCCCGCCTTCTCGGCTTCCTCCAGCATCTCGCGGGAATCCTCAAGCGTCAGCGCGAGCGGCTTCTCGCAGAATAGATGCTTGCCCGCGCGGGCTGCGGCGATCGCAATCTCCTTGTGGGCATCGCTCGGCGCATTAATGTCGACAACGTCGACGTCCTCGCGCTGCACGAGCTCGCGCCAATCTGTTACAGAGCTTTCCCACCCGAACTGGGCCCGAGCTTGCTCCAGCCCTACGGGATCGCGCCCGCAGATAACCTTCATCTCCGGCTTTACGGCCTCAGGGAAGAACATGGGAAGCGCCCGGTAAGCATTGCTGTGCGCCTTCCCCATAAATTTATAGCCAACCATGCCGACATTGATTTTTTTCATGTCTCTTACCGCCTCTCAATTAGAATGTGGATGTCTCCCTCGGCAGGAGACGTATGGGAAGCAAGCTCTGCTCGGGCCGCTCAACCGCCAGTCTGCCCTCTTCGTTCAAGAGCTTCTCTGCAGCCAGCTTGCCCATCTCGTAGAATGGGACCTCTACCGTCGAGAGCGCCGGACTTGTTATTCGCGAGCCGTCAGAATTATCGTACCCGACCAGCGCATAACGTTCGCCGGGCTCGATGCCCCGCTCCCTTAAGCCCTGCATGAGGCCGATCGCCATTCGGTCATTAGCCGCGAACACCGCATCCACCTCGCCTCTCTCAATGCCAGAAGCGATTGCAGTCGCTTGCTCATAGCCGCTCTTCCGACTGTAATTGCCGACGAACACAAGCTCCTCTCGAAGCGTATAGCCGCTCTCACGCAGCGCCGCCTCATAGCCAGCCAACCGATCACGGCTGCTGGAGAATTCAGGCGGACCGTTCAAGAACGCAATACGCTGCCGGCCGCCGGCGATCAGATGCAGGACCGCTTGCCGGCTTCCTTCCGCATGATCGGCGTCAACCGTTAAGAAGGGCGTTCCGTCGAAGCGCTGATTCACCAGGCAGAACGGGTAGCCTTCCGCCTGCAGCTGCTCCAGCGCCGCCCTCTCCTCCGGCACATCTCTAGCGCCAAGCACAATACATGCGTCGATTCTCTGCGTGCGGAACAGCATCGCGTAATCCTTGGCGTCGCTTGGCTCGCGGAAGATGAGCAAGAGATTGTAGCCGGCCTGATTGGCGGCTTCCCCGATCCCGCTTAGAATTTCGGAGAAATAGTAGGTCGAGAACAAATGAACCTTCGGCACGAAGGGCAGAATAACCCCAATGTTCCCGCTCCTCTTGCGGGCAAGCTGCTGCGCCAGCGCGTTCGGCACATAACCCACCTGCTCGGCTGCTTGCAGCACGCGATCCCGCGTCTCCTCCTTCATAGGACCAACGTTGTTGAATACGCGAGACACGGTTGCCTCCGACACGCCGGCCAGTCTTGCAACCTCTTTCCTGCTAATAACGGTGGCCTCCTATTCAAGCTGATAAGCCATAATGAAAGGATCTCTAAATAATGTACACGCGTACATTATGGCATGAAACCGTTTTAGAGTCAATGCACAAATTGTTCTTTGCCTATTCACATCTCGCCGCTCCGCTCGTTAATGGCAGAAGCCCCAGCGCATAAGCACTGGAGCTCCCTGGTTACTTTTTAATCAAACGGCTTAAGCCGCCTCATCCTGAGCCGAGCCCTGAGCGAGCGAAGCATAGATGATGTCCGTAGGCGTAGTCAAGCTGGTGAAGTGAATAGCCGCTTCTTCAGCACGGGTCAGCAGCGCCTTGGAACGGTAGTCCACGGATCCATCCCCCTTGGGCTGCACCTCCGGTCCGATCAGCTGCAGCGCGATCATCATCTGTACAGCCTGGACGGCCCACACATCCGTCTCGCCGGCCAGCACGATGTCCTTGTACGCTTCCGCCGGATATTGAGCGGCAAGGAGTCGATAGATCATAACGGCCGCTTCCTGGCGAGTGATCGGCTTATCGGGGTGGAAGCTGCCTTTGCCGTTGCCCTTCACCATACCGAGCATATGCGCCAGCTGAATATAAGAAGCAGCGGGGTGGCCCTTCAAATCTGCGAAGGCTGGTTGCTGCTCCGCGTCAATTCCCGTCAAGTTAAGCAGCTTCAGCAGGTTCGCTACATATTCGCCTCTCGTTACCGCCTGATCCGGCTTGAAGAAGGCTGACGCGTCATTATCCAGAAGTCCTAACGATTGCAGCGAATAAATATAAGGCGCATAAGGATGCTGCTCCGGAACGTCTGCGAAGCCCTCCGCCTCCACGCCCTTCATGGAATAACTCAATGGATTCAGGTAAGGCTCCTTCATATAGAGCACTTTGCCCTCTTCATCCAGCTTGAAGCCGGTGAATTGGCCCGTAAGACTGTCGACAAACAGGTTGTCGTCTACTTGCGTCAAGGCTCGTTGTCCGATGAAGGAATCCGAGATGACCAGATCGCCTTCGCCTTGCGTTCCCAGCAGCGATACGAGCAGGTCGAGACGGAGATCGGAGTAGACACCCGCAAATTTCGTAAGCTCCTTCTCAAGCTGCGGCTTGAAAGGCTTCAGCTCGGCTGGCGCCGCGTATTGCGGGAAGAAGGTTGAGATAAATTGGGCATAGAAGCCGTTGTGGATTACACCTGGTTTGTTGGATGTCAGGAACACGCCGGTGTTCTGCTCGGGAATAAGAAACAGATAAGAGCTGGTGCCTGGAAGATTGCCGCCTTTGGTTATAATTTTGTCGCTCGCACCCGCGCCCGGCATCTGATTCGGCGCTTCGAAGCCATACGTAGTGTTCGGCATCAGAGGGTGAATGCTGGATCTGTATACCTCCATGGAGTCGACGGATTGCTGGGACAAAATACGGCTTGACCCCGAATTGCCGCCATTCAGGAACGCGATCATAAATTTCCCGATATCCTCAGCCGTGCTCAGCATACCGCCTTGCGGCATGATGGTCGGCGTCACAGCGTAACGCTCCATTCTCTGATTGTCAGCCGTATATTCCTGGGCCAATTGGGACTTCAGTCTTCCTGTCAGCAAGAAGTCGCTGTTGTTCATGCCAAGCGGCGCAAATACATGCTCCTCCATATAAGTCTCGTAAGACTGTCCGCTTACATTCTGAACAATGAGGCCAAGCAGCATGGAGGCGAAGTTGTCATACATATAGACACTGCCCGGCTCGCGCACAACAGGCGGCATATTGGCCTTGACGTATTCCTCAATGCCTACAACCTTCGTCAAATCCGTGCCCAGGTCCTCCGGCTTGGGATCCCGAATGTCGAAGCCAGTGGTATGCGTCAGCAGATGCTCGATCGTTACGGGCTGATCGAACGGATTGTGGAAGCTCACCTCTCCTATGTAGGGGGTAATATCATCCTGCAAGCGGAGCTTCCCTTGCTCCGCCAGCTGCATGATAGCGGCAGCCGCGAAGGTCTTGGATATGGAAGCGATTCGGAATACAGTAGAGGAGGGATCAACGGCAAGCTTCTTCTCCAGGTCCGCATAGCCGTAGCCCTTTTGCGCCAGCACCCTGCCGTCCTTTACAACAACCACAGAAGCGCCCACATACTGAGGCTTGACTTCTTCCGCTGTGAAAAAGCTGTCCAGGAAGGCCGAAGCGCTGGCGGCATCCAACGCCTTGCCCTTCGCCGCGTCGGCAGTTGTCGCAGCTGAGGCGTGGAACGCCGGGGAAAGCAGACTGAGCGCTAATACGGCAGCAGTTATGGTCTTGCTCCATCTTGCCCCTTGCAATCGAACAAATAACGATTTCAAACGGTTTCACTCCAATTCCTCTTATTTTTTGTGACCCTACCTATTACGTATTCAGAGAAAGGAGCGTTTCAATAATCATGCAAAAAAAGAAGCATATGGAAGCTCGATCAATCGATCGCTGCTTCCACTGCTTCTTCGTTTCGTTTAAGAGTTTAATACGTCTTGCCGGCCGCCTTCGCGACAGTATCCTTGATCAGCATATAGACGTCGCCATTCGTCAGCTTCTGCTCATTCTTAATCGTCCCCAGGGAGGCCTCCGTCCACATGCCTTCCGACTTCAGCCTAGCAAGCGCATCCTCCGGCTTCGCCTCATCCTCTCCGTACAACGCGAGAGCAACGGTATACGCCGCTTGGGCAAGCGTCAGCGGCATCGTCTTCGCCTCATCCTCGTTCATGCCTTCAGTCGCTTTGGCCGCGGAGTAAGGGATGGCCGCCTTATGCACCTTCGCCACGCCAGCCATATTCTGCACCAGACGCTGAGGGTTGGAATCCAGATCCAGGCCAAAATCATTGCTGTAGCCGCCCTGCGCAATAGCCATGCTTGCTGCGGCCTTCATTCCTTCATATTGCGGATGGCTCATGAACGCGTACGGCTCAGTTGCCGGCGGGTTCAGATCCATTCCCTGCTCCGTCAGCAGCTCCTGCAGCCTCTTCACAAGCTCCTCCGATGCGCCGAGCTCGCGGAAGGTCACCTGCTCATCCAGCGCAAGCTTAACCGCTGCGCCAGCCGCCTGTCCCGTCGCCATGCCGAGCGGCACAACGCGCGCGCTGCCGTGAGGCAGCGTGTCGAAGCTGGCCGCGCGTCCCACAACGAGCAGGCCGTCGACGGATTGCGGCACCAGTGCGCGGAACGGCACGCCGTATTTCACGGGATCCATCAGCACAGCGCCTGTATTGGATGGAGATGTGCTCTGAATGTCGACAGGGTAGGAGCCGTATGCGATATCGTCATAATGCGGCGTCTGCTCCAGCAGGTCGACAACCGACAAGCGGTATTCTCCGATCAGATGGCGTGTCTCGCGGACATACAGCTCTGTCGCAAGCTCCCCGAGCTCAACAGGCTCCATCTCCGGATAATGCTCCTTCATAAAGTCGAGCATAAGCGGAATTTCCTTACGGGCAATGTCGTACGCTTCTTCGACCGAAGCCTGATCGAAGGGATCGACGCCGAAGATTTGAACGGCATTCACAAGCATGGATTCGTCGTTCAGCCTTCCCAGGTTCGGTCCTCTAGTACGGATGCGCTCCGGATTGGTTGCGACGTATTGCCACATTTTTTTGTAGCCCCAGGCGCTGTGCGCATTGGCGCCCGTGCCTGAATCATCGTCCTTATTCAGTGCGTCAGCTATAGCCTGCCATACCTCCGGCGTTACTCCCGTCAGCTTATAGACCGGTGTGACAGCCATCAGCGTCTCGTGATCTCCGATGTCCTCGCGGCCGAATGTAAAGCCCGCTCCCGCCGCTGCCCCGAAGTCAGCGTCCTGCGTCGCGTCAATGACAGCGCTGGCAGCTACTTCTGCCGTTGTGCCGTCGCCCATCGACAGCTTGGCGCCTTGAACCACAATCGTGCCGTCCGCCCCTTGCTCTACAAGGGGATCAATACGGTCGAGGCCCAGTCTAACCTCCAGGTTCTCCTCTGCCTCCACCATTCGGTGGAAGGCGTTGGCGGCCGTCGTGATATCGAAGGAATCGCCTTCAATCTCCTCGAACCATTCCTGGAACAGTCCTTTGTTGTAATAGCTCTTGCTGTCCGGCGTCCAATTCATATCCAGACTGTTCAGCCAGCCAATCGTAAACAAGCCGCCCAATATCTCACGATCTCTGCTGTCCACGAGCAGCGTCTTCAGGCCATTGCGGGAGGCGGACACAGCCGCCATCACACCCTCGGGATCGGTGCCCACAACGATAACGTCATACTTCTCCTTCGGCGCCTCAATCTGAGTCACCTCCGTTATAGTGGCAGGCGCAGGGAGCGGATTGCCGCCCGCGGGTTGACCTATTCTCCCCTGCACATACACGATAGCCAGCGCGATAAGCGCAATGACGATAATCCCCGTCGGAACAAACAGCTTCCAAGTCCAATTTTTCATAAGCCTCTTCCATGCGCTCCTTTTCGTAACCCATTCTCTAGCCAAGCAATGAATCAATGCCTCTACTAGTCTACCAAAAGAAACGACTAATTTCGTTATGAAGTTGCTATTTTCCTCAAAAAAGTTTTTGCCAATCGTAAAATATATACGCGTGGTCAGAAAAAAAACCTCCAGCGGCATCAATGCTGCCGCTGGAGGCTGTCGTGAGCGAAATCGTTATCGTTAAGCCATTAAGGAGCCGTCTCCAGAAACTTGGAGGTTGGATTTTTTTCCATTGCCGTACGCATCGCATATTCGTTCTCGAACAAGGCGACATAATTGTCCTTCTTGTCCTTCACAAGCGTGGAGTTGATGCGGAACTTGGATGGATCAATCTTGTCATCCACAATCCAGCGGGCGAATTGGAACGACATCCGATGGAGCTGAATGTCGACGCCATATTCGGCCTTCATCCGATGCTCGAACACCTCGAATTGCAGATGGCCGACAACGCCGAGAATCGTCTCATCGAAGCTGCCAGTGGAATAGAACACCTGAATCGTGCCCTCCTCCGTGAGCTGATCCAGACCTTTCTGATACTGCTTGTGCTTTAATGCGTTTTTCACCGTTACCTTGGAGAAAATTTCCGGCGAGAACGTCGGCAGCTCGTCGAATTCGACCTCTGCCCCCTGCGACAGGGAATCGCCGATGCGGAAGATGCCGGGATCGAACAGGCCAATAATGTCGCCTGGATAAGCCATTTGGACGATATCCCGGTCCTGCGCGAGAAATTGCTGCGGCTGAGACAGCTTGATTTCCTTTTTGTTGCGCACATGCTTAACGGCCATCCCGCGCTCGAACCGGCCGGAGCAAATGCGTAGAAACGCGATGCGATCCCGATGCGCCGGATTCATGTTGGCCTGAATTTTGAACACATAGCCGCTGAATTTCTCGCTGGTAGGATCTATCGGACCTGTAGTGCTGTTGCGCGACGTCGGCTTGGGCGCCAGCTGAAGGAAGTTCTCCAGAAACGTCTGCACGCCGAAGTTGTTGACGGCGCTGCCGAAGAAGATCGGCGTCAGCTCGCCCGCGCGCACCTTGTCGTAGTCGAACGGATCGCCTGCCACGTCCAGCAGCTCCAGCTCCGATATAAGCTGATCCGTCAAGAAGTCACCCGCCATCTCGCGGATGATGCCGTCGTTGTAATCGTCCACCTTGCGAACCTCAATAGTAGAATGATCGTTGCCCTGGAACAGCTCCACTTGATTCTTCATCCGGTCGTACACGCCGCACAGCTCGCGGCCCATGCCGATCGGCCAGTTCATAGGAACGGAGCGGATGCCAAGCACCTGCTCCAGCTCCTCCATCAGCTCGAATGGGCTTTTGCCTTCACGGTCCAGCTTGTTGATGAAGGTGAAGATGGGAATGCCGCGCTTGCGGCACACCTGGAACAGCTTGATTGTCTGCGCCTCGACGCCCTTCGCGACGTCGATAAGCATGACCGCGCTGTCTGCGGCGGTCAGCGTGCGATACGTATCCTCGGAGAAGTCCTGGTGACCCGGTGTATCCAGAATGTTGACGCGATGCCCTGCATAATCAAACTGCATAACGGAGGAAGTGACGGAGATGCCCCGCTGCTTCTCAATCTCCATCCAGTCCGAGGTCGCGTGGCGGCTTGCCTTGCGCGCCTTGACGGAGCCGGCTTCCCGAATAGCGCCCCCGAACAGGAGGAGCTTCTCGGTCAATGTGGTTTTACCGGCATCGGGATGGGAAATAATTGCGAACGTGCGTCGCTTATCCACTTCTTGTTTAATTTCTTCGCTTAAACTCATGTAGGCCTTCCCTTCATTTCACACATTTCACATAGAAATCTTATTTTCCACTATTCGTAATCCATATTACGTTATCTTCCTCTTGGCCGTTCACCGGCCACCAATGGAAGCCCTCTTCATGGAGCAATCTCCCCGCTTCCTCCGGTCCCCAAGAGCCAGCCGGATAGAACGCCAGATCGCTCTTATCCTCGCGCCATGCCTGGGCGATGCGATCCACGAACTCCCAAGCGTGGGACACCTCATCCCAGCGGGTGAAATACGTGGAGTCGCCCCGTGCCGCATCGTGGATCAGGCGCTCATACGCCTCCGGCGTATTGATGCCGATCTGGCAGCTTTGGCAGAACTCCATGGATACCGGCTGCACCGCATTGTCCGCTCCCGGCTTCTTGGCGTTGATCTTGATATAGATGCCTTCCATGGGATTGACGCGAATAACGAGCAGGTTCGGCGCCAGATCATGCTTCTGGGCGAACAGGACGTTCTGCGGCATCGCCTTGAATTCCACGACGACCTCTGTCGTCTTCACGGGCAGCCGCTTGCCTGTCCGAATATAGAATGGCACTCCGGCCCAGCGGAAGTTGTCCACAAACACCTTAGCGGCAAAATAAGTCTCCGTTACCGATTCCGAATCAACGGAATCCTCCTGACGATACCCCGGAAGCTCCTTGCTCCCCAGGGAGCCGGCCGTATATTGGCCTCGTACGACGTTCCTGCGAACGTCCTCGCTGGAAGCATATCCTCGCAGCGAACGGAGCACCTTCACCTTCTCGTCGCGAATATCCTCGCCATGCAGACGGCTTGGCGGCTCCATCGCAATCATCGTGAGCATC
This genomic window contains:
- a CDS encoding ThuA domain-containing protein; amino-acid sequence: MKKALIVWGGWLGHQPEEVAGIFRGQLEAAGFEVEVSDTLEAFADEEKLRALDLIIPLWTMGKIEQRLVNNVSAAVQSGVGLFGSHGGMCDAFRENVDWQFMTGSQWVAHPGNDGVNYTVNISNTSSPLTEGIQDFDVSTEQYYLHVDPAVEVLATTRFPVAPGPHSANKPVDMPVIYTKRWGLGRVYYTSLGHQANVMDIPVVKELSLRGFLWCAEGKAIAAAKASAGSEAAYTGMQDNQL
- a CDS encoding Gfo/Idh/MocA family oxidoreductase, with the protein product MKKINVGMVGYKFMGKAHSNAYRALPMFFPEAVKPEMKVICGRDPVGLEQARAQFGWESSVTDWRELVQREDVDVVDINAPSDAHKEIAIAAARAGKHLFCEKPLALTLEDSREMLEEAEKAGVKHMVGFNYRFAPAVQLAKKLIAEGRIGEIHHFRGVFLQDWILDPSFPLVWRLQKEIAGSGSHGDLGAHVIDMARFLVGEFHEVIGMSETFVKRRPVASAMTGLSAKGGASEEMGDVTVDDATAFLARFENGAMGTIEATRFAAGHRCTNGFEINGSKGSIKFDFERMNELQVYFADDAEDVQGFRRVLATDASHAYMDAWWPAGHTIGYEHTFTHEVLELMRAFQEDRQPVPNFVDGVKCQEVLEAVDRSIEERRWVAISEL
- a CDS encoding serine hydrolase, which encodes MKSLFVRLQGARWSKTITAAVLALSLLSPAFHASAATTADAAKGKALDAASASAFLDSFFTAEEVKPQYVGASVVVVKDGRVLAQKGYGYADLEKKLAVDPSSTVFRIASISKTFAAAAIMQLAEQGKLRLQDDITPYIGEVSFHNPFDQPVTIEHLLTHTTGFDIRDPKPEDLGTDLTKVVGIEEYVKANMPPVVREPGSVYMYDNFASMLLGLIVQNVSGQSYETYMEEHVFAPLGMNNSDFLLTGRLKSQLAQEYTADNQRMERYAVTPTIMPQGGMLSTAEDIGKFMIAFLNGGNSGSSRILSQQSVDSMEVYRSSIHPLMPNTTYGFEAPNQMPGAGASDKIITKGGNLPGTSSYLFLIPEQNTGVFLTSNKPGVIHNGFYAQFISTFFPQYAAPAELKPFKPQLEKELTKFAGVYSDLRLDLLVSLLGTQGEGDLVISDSFIGQRALTQVDDNLFVDSLTGQFTGFKLDEEGKVLYMKEPYLNPLSYSMKGVEAEGFADVPEQHPYAPYIYSLQSLGLLDNDASAFFKPDQAVTRGEYVANLLKLLNLTGIDAEQQPAFADLKGHPAASYIQLAHMLGMVKGNGKGSFHPDKPITRQEAAVMIYRLLAAQYPAEAYKDIVLAGETDVWAVQAVQMMIALQLIGPEVQPKGDGSVDYRSKALLTRAEEAAIHFTSLTTPTDIIYASLAQGSAQDEAA
- a CDS encoding LacI family DNA-binding transcriptional regulator, whose translation is MSRKEVARLAGVSEATVSRVFNNVGPMKEETRDRVLQAAEQVGYVPNALAQQLARKRSGNIGVILPFVPKVHLFSTYYFSEILSGIGEAANQAGYNLLLIFREPSDAKDYAMLFRTQRIDACIVLGARDVPEERAALEQLQAEGYPFCLVNQRFDGTPFLTVDADHAEGSRQAVLHLIAGGRQRIAFLNGPPEFSSSRDRLAGYEAALRESGYTLREELVFVGNYSRKSGYEQATAIASGIERGEVDAVFAANDRMAIGLMQGLRERGIEPGERYALVGYDNSDGSRITSPALSTVEVPFYEMGKLAAEKLLNEEGRLAVERPEQSLLPIRLLPRETSTF
- the zwf gene encoding glucose-6-phosphate dehydrogenase codes for the protein MTYNNPIESISPEGAVYYLFGATGDLARRKLFPALFSLYKEGKLSESFAVVGLARRPRTNEQFRADLYESINEFCRYKPSDADLWNRFAQHFEYMSLDINDVNGFRELNKLSSELDKRFHIPGNRLFYLALAPSLFGPVSFNLRDGGMLESEGWHRLVIEKPFGYDLPSAQQLNQQLNQVFKEEEIFRIDHYLGKEMVQNIQVIRFANAFFEPLWNNNHIANVQITLSETVGVEERGGYYDKSGALRDMGQNHMLQMLTMIAMEPPSRLHGEDIRDEKVKVLRSLRGYASSEDVRRNVVRGQYTAGSLGSKELPGYRQEDSVDSESVTETYFAAKVFVDNFRWAGVPFYIRTGKRLPVKTTEVVVEFKAMPQNVLFAQKHDLAPNLLVIRVNPMEGIYIKINAKKPGADNAVQPVSMEFCQSCQIGINTPEAYERLIHDAARGDSTYFTRWDEVSHAWEFVDRIAQAWREDKSDLAFYPAGSWGPEEAGRLLHEEGFHWWPVNGQEEDNVIWITNSGK
- a CDS encoding peptide chain release factor 3, yielding MSLSEEIKQEVDKRRTFAIISHPDAGKTTLTEKLLLFGGAIREAGSVKARKASRHATSDWMEIEKQRGISVTSSVMQFDYAGHRVNILDTPGHQDFSEDTYRTLTAADSAVMLIDVAKGVEAQTIKLFQVCRKRGIPIFTFINKLDREGKSPFELMEELEQVLGIRSVPMNWPIGMGRELCGVYDRMKNQVELFQGNDHSTIEVRKVDDYNDGIIREMAGDFLTDQLISELELLDVAGDPFDYDKVRAGELTPIFFGSAVNNFGVQTFLENFLQLAPKPTSRNSTTGPIDPTSEKFSGYVFKIQANMNPAHRDRIAFLRICSGRFERGMAVKHVRNKKEIKLSQPQQFLAQDRDIVQMAYPGDIIGLFDPGIFRIGDSLSQGAEVEFDELPTFSPEIFSKVTVKNALKHKQYQKGLDQLTEEGTIQVFYSTGSFDETILGVVGHLQFEVFEHRMKAEYGVDIQLHRMSFQFARWIVDDKIDPSKFRINSTLVKDKKDNYVALFENEYAMRTAMEKNPTSKFLETAP
- a CDS encoding FAD-dependent oxidoreductase, with translation MKNWTWKLFVPTGIIVIALIALAIVYVQGRIGQPAGGNPLPAPATITEVTQIEAPKEKYDVIVVGTDPEGVMAAVSASRNGLKTLLVDSRDREILGGLFTIGWLNSLDMNWTPDSKSYYNKGLFQEWFEEIEGDSFDITTAANAFHRMVEAEENLEVRLGLDRIDPLVEQGADGTIVVQGAKLSMGDGTTAEVAASAVIDATQDADFGAAAGAGFTFGREDIGDHETLMAVTPVYKLTGVTPEVWQAIADALNKDDDSGTGANAHSAWGYKKMWQYVATNPERIRTRGPNLGRLNDESMLVNAVQIFGVDPFDQASVEEAYDIARKEIPLMLDFMKEHYPEMEPVELGELATELYVRETRHLIGEYRLSVVDLLEQTPHYDDIAYGSYPVDIQSTSPSNTGAVLMDPVKYGVPFRALVPQSVDGLLVVGRAASFDTLPHGSARVVPLGMATGQAAGAAVKLALDEQVTFRELGASEELVKRLQELLTEQGMDLNPPATEPYAFMSHPQYEGMKAAASMAIAQGGYSNDFGLDLDSNPQRLVQNMAGVAKVHKAAIPYSAAKATEGMNEDEAKTMPLTLAQAAYTVALALYGEDEAKPEDALARLKSEGMWTEASLGTIKNEQKLTNGDVYMLIKDTVAKAAGKTY